A genomic region of Echeneis naucrates chromosome 24, fEcheNa1.1, whole genome shotgun sequence contains the following coding sequences:
- the lratd1 gene encoding protein LRATD1, which translates to MGNQLDRITHLNYSELPTGDPSGLEKDELRVGVAYFFSDEEEEVDDRTPSDCGFTKDHSPAEEGPFAVSEVEYSAFCSQECIFSKLRENEDLNVYSAKTLLTMCKPGDLLELVATAQAPHWAIYEQDDRVIHLHKGEIRKDSLLEICNGRHGRIVNNRYRYRPLPPDLVMQNAAGHLGLSSEEICWTNSESFAAWCRFGKREFKAGGEAHSAEQQYFLKVHLSGSGVHTLVFRSLEDMIRERRRVDASGILKELSLVNGGKE; encoded by the coding sequence ATGGGAAATCAACTGGATCGGATCACCCACCTCAACTACAGCGAGCTGCCCACGGGGGATCCGTCCGGGCTGGAGAAAGACGAGCTTCGGGTCGGCGTCGCTTACTTCTTCTctgacgaagaggaggaggtggacgaCCGCACTCCGTCTGACTGCGGTTTCACCAAGGACCACAGCCCGGCCGAGGAGGGACCCTTCGCCGTCAGCGAGGTGGAGTACTCGGCGTTCTGCTCCCAGGAATGCATCTTCTCCAAGCTGCGGGAGAACGAGGACCTGAACGTGTACTCGGCCAAAACTTTGCTGACTATGTGCAAACCGGGGGACCTGCTGGAGCTGGTGGCCACCGCGCAAGCCCCCCACTGGGCGATCTACGAGCAGGACGACCGGGTCATCCATCTGCACAAGGGCGAGATCCGCAAGGACAGCCTGCTTGAGATCTGCAACGGCCGCCACGGGAGGATAGTCAACAACCGGTACCGGTACCGGCCGCTCCCGCCCGACCTGGTGATGCAGAACGCGGCGGGACACCTAGGCCTGAGCAGCGAGGAGATATGCTGGACCAACTCGGAAAGTTTCGCAGCCTGGTGTCGTTTTGGGAAACGGGAGTTCAAAGCCGGGGGAGAGGCGCACTCGGCGGAGCAGCAGTATTTCCTCAAAGTGCATCTGTCCGGCAGCGGGGTGCACACGCTGGTCTTTCGCAGCCTGGAGGACATGATCCGGGAGAGGAGGCGAGTGGACGCCAGTGGAATTCTCAAAGAGCTGTCTTTGGTTAACGGGGGCAAGGAGTGA